One Pontibacillus yanchengensis DNA window includes the following coding sequences:
- a CDS encoding DUF4177 domain-containing protein, which yields MYRYKFVEATIGGVFSEPSYRQIIDEHAKDGWKLVQVLPINYNGHGKPKSYEVILEQVANEEAEE from the coding sequence ATGTACCGTTATAAATTTGTTGAGGCCACTATTGGTGGTGTCTTTTCTGAACCCTCCTATCGTCAAATCATTGATGAGCACGCGAAAGATGGTTGGAAGCTCGTTCAAGTATTGCCCATTAACTACAATGGTCATGGAAAACCAAAATCGTATGAAGTTATTCTAGAACAAGTTGCAAATGAAGAAGCAGAGGAGTAG
- a CDS encoding DUF4367 domain-containing protein: MIKISQRLLMFFFLSLFIGIGILGLIRAEQVVIPQEAVEASDAIELPQPLTKVSNVMEIEQAVGYSVPTLTYLPTSYEFESMGFRESKRSYLVRQTYINPGKGHLIFEQKPISQKEQKIGYEEKVINFDFKKIALYSKNGGIYEAVWETPTYVYSLSSVRPFPLEEWKKIILGLQ; this comes from the coding sequence GTGATTAAAATCTCTCAACGTTTGTTGATGTTTTTCTTTTTAAGTTTGTTTATTGGAATAGGGATACTGGGGCTGATACGCGCTGAACAAGTTGTGATCCCGCAAGAGGCAGTTGAGGCCAGTGATGCAATTGAGTTGCCTCAACCTCTTACCAAAGTAAGCAATGTTATGGAAATTGAGCAAGCTGTGGGCTATTCGGTCCCTACATTAACCTATCTTCCAACTTCTTATGAATTTGAAAGTATGGGGTTTCGAGAGTCCAAGAGGTCTTACCTGGTAAGGCAAACCTACATTAATCCAGGAAAGGGGCATTTAATATTTGAGCAAAAGCCAATCAGCCAGAAGGAGCAGAAAATTGGGTATGAGGAAAAGGTAATTAACTTTGATTTTAAAAAAATTGCGTTGTATAGCAAAAATGGTGGTATTTATGAAGCTGTTTGGGAGACACCAACCTATGTTTATTCTCTATCTTCAGTACGTCCTTTTCCTTTGGAAGAATGGAAAAAAATCATACTTGGACTTCAATAA
- a CDS encoding aldo/keto reductase, giving the protein MEKQYVSNTGIETTRIGLGTWAIGGWMWGGTDEQQSIKTIHTALDKGIGLIDTAPVYGFGTSEEIVGKALQQYGGRENITLATKVALNWKDEQVFRDASKERIHKEVEDSLKRLQTDYIDIYQVHWPDPTVPIHETAEALYYLYKQGKIRSIGVSNFSPEQMDTFREAAPLHTVQPPYNMFERGIEEDILPYVQEHNLHTLLYGSLCRGLLTGKMKTDKQFEGDDLRNNDPKFQQPRFEQYINAVNELDQLAQDRFNKRIIHLALRFILDQPGTGTALWGARRPDQMNPIDEVMDFKIDEQTQKDIDDILVKHVKDPVGPEFMAPPSRQDINL; this is encoded by the coding sequence ATGGAAAAACAATATGTAAGCAATACTGGAATAGAAACGACACGTATCGGTCTCGGTACTTGGGCAATTGGAGGCTGGATGTGGGGTGGTACTGACGAACAACAATCCATAAAAACAATCCACACAGCCTTAGATAAAGGCATTGGACTAATTGACACAGCTCCAGTTTATGGATTTGGCACATCAGAAGAAATTGTCGGGAAAGCTCTTCAACAGTACGGTGGACGCGAGAATATAACACTTGCCACAAAAGTAGCACTGAACTGGAAAGATGAACAAGTCTTCCGTGACGCTTCCAAAGAACGTATTCATAAAGAAGTTGAAGATTCATTAAAACGTCTTCAGACGGATTATATTGATATCTATCAAGTGCATTGGCCAGATCCTACTGTACCAATTCATGAAACGGCAGAAGCTCTCTATTATTTATACAAACAAGGCAAAATTCGTTCCATTGGAGTAAGTAATTTCTCCCCTGAACAAATGGATACATTCCGTGAGGCAGCTCCGCTTCATACCGTTCAACCACCTTATAATATGTTTGAAAGAGGAATAGAAGAAGACATTCTTCCATATGTTCAGGAGCACAACTTACACACTCTATTATATGGTAGTCTCTGTCGTGGATTATTGACGGGAAAAATGAAAACGGATAAACAATTCGAAGGTGATGATTTACGTAATAACGATCCAAAGTTTCAACAACCTCGATTCGAACAATATATTAATGCAGTGAATGAACTTGATCAACTTGCACAGGATCGTTTTAACAAGCGCATCATCCATTTAGCACTTCGATTCATCCTTGACCAGCCTGGAACAGGTACAGCACTATGGGGGGCCCGTCGACCTGACCAAATGAATCCAATTGATGAGGTTATGGATTTCAAAATTGATGAACAAACCCAAAAGGATATAGATGATATTCTTGTTAAACATGTAAAAGACCCTGTTGGCCCTGAATTCATGGCGCCACCTAGTCGCCAGGATATAAATCTATAA
- a CDS encoding P1 family peptidase, with product MRKRVRELGVIIGDLPTGEHNAITDVPSVLVGHVTLSEDLGNEDVIRTGVTAILPHQQNPYHHKVPAATHVMNGYGKATGFVQIDELGEIESPIMLTGTFTTGSVLQGTMEYMMGCTPEIGDTTGSINTVVGECNDSYLHTARTFAVKPTHAIQAIERATSNCEEGSVGGGTGMTCYQYKGGIGTSSRIVQEKWTVGVLVNTNFGLRGEFESGHYKAPSKDHDTPAGSIMVVIATDAPVSDRQLKRIAKRASVGINRTGGRVHHASGDIIIAFSNANARTHFSEEEVVHSTYIKEDTKAFHYLLQATIEATEEAILNSLTMAETTTGRNGRIIESISYDVFESL from the coding sequence GTGAGGAAACGAGTTAGAGAATTAGGTGTAATAATAGGTGATCTACCTACTGGTGAACATAATGCAATAACGGATGTACCAAGTGTGCTGGTGGGCCATGTTACCTTATCTGAGGATTTAGGTAATGAGGATGTAATTCGTACCGGAGTAACTGCGATTCTTCCTCATCAACAAAATCCTTATCATCATAAAGTGCCCGCTGCAACTCATGTTATGAATGGATACGGAAAAGCAACTGGCTTTGTTCAAATAGATGAGTTGGGTGAAATTGAATCACCAATTATGCTTACAGGTACATTTACAACTGGATCAGTACTTCAAGGAACAATGGAGTATATGATGGGATGTACTCCAGAAATAGGAGATACAACTGGGTCTATTAACACGGTTGTTGGGGAGTGTAATGATAGTTATTTACATACCGCAAGGACATTTGCTGTAAAACCAACCCATGCCATTCAAGCAATTGAGCGAGCAACGTCAAATTGTGAAGAAGGTAGCGTGGGTGGAGGGACAGGTATGACATGCTATCAATATAAAGGTGGGATAGGAACATCATCCCGTATCGTGCAAGAAAAATGGACGGTGGGTGTACTTGTGAACACAAATTTTGGACTTCGAGGTGAATTTGAATCAGGACACTATAAAGCTCCTAGTAAGGATCATGATACACCAGCCGGTTCAATAATGGTGGTTATCGCAACAGATGCCCCTGTTTCCGATCGCCAACTAAAACGCATTGCAAAAAGGGCATCAGTTGGGATCAATCGTACTGGTGGAAGAGTACATCATGCAAGCGGAGATATTATTATTGCTTTTTCTAATGCCAATGCTCGTACTCATTTTAGTGAAGAAGAAGTTGTCCATTCCACCTATATTAAAGAAGATACAAAAGCATTTCACTACCTGTTACAAGCAACGATAGAAGCAACGGAGGAAGCGATTCTAAATTCATTGACCATGGCTGAAACCACCACAGGAAGAAACGGTAGAATAATAGAGTCGATCTCATATGACGTGTTTGAATCTCTGTAG
- a CDS encoding amidohydrolase — translation MIAIINASGYDGTGETFDESTIFINDGIIEKISKEKPPENYETINAKGKIVTPGLIDVHTHLGVFEQGIGQEGHDFNETSNATTAEIRALDGINPFDKGFEDARSGGVTTVQILPGSANVIGGEMVVVKTAGTIVDEMVLRNPSGLKAATGENPKRVHGGKGKLPNTRMGVAALLRKKLIEAQNYVNALEKVDKERNLEMEQIAKVLNNEIPLRVHAHRSEDIATVLRVKKEFDIDITIEHGTEGHMMIDYLTKHKDVSIAVGPTMTSRSKIELANRGWNTLTAFADANIPFTITTDHPVVTIEHLITSAIMGVKHGLDEGLAMQALTLHGAKHLGIADRVGSLEKGKDADLVIWSGDPFDLRNSVEQTMINGEWVFNS, via the coding sequence ATGATCGCAATTATAAACGCTAGTGGCTATGATGGAACAGGTGAAACTTTTGATGAAAGTACCATATTTATAAATGATGGTATCATAGAAAAAATATCAAAGGAAAAGCCACCAGAGAACTATGAAACTATTAATGCAAAAGGAAAAATAGTAACACCAGGTTTAATAGATGTACATACTCATTTAGGTGTTTTTGAACAAGGAATAGGACAAGAAGGACATGATTTTAACGAAACAAGTAATGCAACGACAGCTGAAATAAGAGCGTTAGATGGGATTAATCCTTTCGATAAAGGATTTGAGGATGCCAGGTCTGGAGGAGTAACAACGGTTCAGATTCTCCCAGGGAGTGCAAATGTCATTGGCGGTGAAATGGTTGTTGTAAAAACAGCAGGTACAATTGTGGATGAGATGGTACTAAGAAACCCTTCAGGATTGAAAGCTGCTACTGGTGAAAACCCAAAGCGAGTTCATGGAGGGAAAGGTAAGCTTCCAAACACAAGAATGGGTGTTGCAGCTTTACTACGAAAGAAATTAATAGAAGCACAAAACTATGTAAATGCCCTAGAAAAAGTTGATAAAGAGCGGAACTTGGAGATGGAGCAAATCGCCAAAGTGCTAAACAATGAGATACCTCTCCGAGTACACGCTCATCGATCAGAAGACATAGCCACTGTTCTAAGAGTGAAAAAAGAATTTGATATCGATATCACGATTGAACATGGGACAGAGGGGCATATGATGATAGATTATCTTACAAAACATAAGGATGTAAGCATAGCTGTAGGTCCGACTATGACTTCTAGATCTAAAATCGAATTAGCAAACCGCGGGTGGAATACACTAACAGCGTTTGCCGACGCTAATATCCCATTTACGATTACAACAGATCATCCCGTAGTTACGATTGAGCACCTAATAACTAGTGCTATTATGGGAGTTAAACACGGACTTGACGAAGGTTTAGCTATGCAAGCTCTTACTCTTCATGGTGCCAAACATCTGGGGATTGCAGACCGTGTTGGATCCTTAGAGAAGGGTAAGGATGCTGATTTAGTTATATGGAGTGGAGATCCATTTGACTTACGAAATAGTGTTGAGCAAACGATGATTAATGGGGAATGGGTATTCAATAGCTAG
- a CDS encoding thermonuclease family protein, with the protein MNVLHKGILSTILALVLTGCASESPSPSTTSSQSEHEERIQAEVVKIIDGDTISVKINGKKDTVRMLLIDTPETKHPSQPVQPFGPEATAFAKKRLNNKHISLEIGTTKRDKYDRLLAYVYVDGTMYNKKVVAKGLARVGYVYPPNDKYIEQLRGAEEKAQIEHKGIWSIDGYVTEEGFREEVIDQQPQQNDQENNNIGDLPYNPNGKDRDCSHFSTQEVAQQFFTAAGGPEQDKHRLDRDGDGIACESLP; encoded by the coding sequence ATGAATGTACTACATAAGGGAATCTTAAGTACTATTCTCGCTCTAGTACTTACAGGCTGTGCTTCTGAATCACCAAGCCCGTCTACTACTTCTAGTCAAAGTGAACATGAGGAGAGAATCCAAGCCGAAGTAGTAAAGATCATTGACGGGGACACGATCTCCGTAAAAATAAACGGTAAAAAAGACACAGTTCGAATGCTTTTGATTGATACACCCGAGACAAAGCATCCAAGTCAACCAGTTCAACCATTTGGACCAGAAGCTACCGCATTCGCAAAAAAACGTTTGAACAACAAGCACATTTCGTTGGAAATAGGTACTACCAAACGAGATAAGTACGACCGCTTACTTGCCTACGTGTATGTTGATGGTACTATGTACAATAAAAAAGTGGTCGCTAAAGGACTAGCTAGAGTAGGGTATGTGTACCCACCAAACGACAAATACATAGAGCAATTAAGAGGAGCAGAAGAGAAAGCTCAAATTGAACATAAAGGTATATGGAGTATAGATGGATATGTTACCGAAGAAGGGTTTCGAGAAGAAGTGATAGATCAACAGCCACAACAAAATGACCAAGAGAATAACAATATAGGTGATCTTCCATACAATCCTAATGGAAAAGATAGAGATTGCAGTCATTTCTCCACACAAGAAGTAGCTCAGCAATTCTTCACCGCAGCAGGAGGACCAGAACAAGATAAACACCGACTTGATCGCGATGGAGACGGCATCGCATGTGAAAGCCTTCCATAA
- a CDS encoding YczE/YyaS/YitT family protein, translating to MNRIYLRAMYYTFGIVILTLGIALTILSKLGTSPFDALLVGLYRTFGLTIGSWEIVVGFSMVVFNAIAEKRRPEIIALVTSFLTGIGIDIWIHVFDGWVEPSSLLTQILYLLLGMIVSALGIAINLQAEFAPNPFDRMMLVVKNLTGTTVSFSRALISLFLVILAAFFGGAIGFGTVLIAFLSGAIIHMFMNVIDSLDRKLSKYIPTIEH from the coding sequence ATGAATCGTATCTATTTAAGAGCTATGTATTATACATTTGGTATTGTGATTCTGACGTTGGGGATTGCTTTGACGATTCTTTCAAAACTAGGTACGTCACCTTTTGATGCTCTCCTTGTCGGATTATATAGAACGTTTGGGTTAACCATCGGTAGTTGGGAGATTGTAGTCGGTTTCAGTATGGTTGTTTTTAATGCTATTGCTGAAAAACGTCGTCCAGAAATAATCGCCCTTGTAACATCTTTCCTTACTGGAATTGGGATAGATATATGGATTCATGTATTCGATGGATGGGTTGAGCCCAGTTCCTTGCTCACCCAAATTTTGTACTTACTACTTGGTATGATTGTTTCTGCATTAGGGATTGCGATAAATCTTCAAGCTGAATTTGCTCCCAACCCTTTTGATCGCATGATGCTTGTTGTGAAAAATTTAACCGGGACAACGGTATCATTTTCCAGAGCATTGATTAGTCTTTTCCTCGTCATACTTGCTGCGTTTTTTGGCGGGGCGATAGGTTTTGGGACAGTGTTGATTGCCTTTTTAAGTGGGGCAATCATTCATATGTTTATGAATGTTATTGATTCTCTTGATAGAAAACTTTCAAAATATATTCCCACTATAGAACATTAA
- a CDS encoding MFS transporter encodes MKFTRLVFPGVSMIAVTYGLARYSYGLLLPSIDETFQMSDLVSGIISSLFYLAYCFTIIFSTVMTSKKGPKPLILLAGIFAVSGLLIISSSLSEWMLALGVLLAGGSTGLVSPPYGAAIAFWIKQPLQGKANTWINSGTSIGIVMTGVAAILLTPHWRLTYFIYAILALVILIWNKKILPVPDSTLRIQQGILSVRGLKGATSIITGSVLMGISSACFWTFSRTYIEVAGNYSNLELSLFWVVIGVFGILSGLGGTVIEKIGLQSAYTLFGLLMGIAPILLFIEPGNIVVAYVGAALFGIANLFMCGLLIVWGIRVFSSNASLGIGVPFLMLSIGQVIGSVLAGTFIGEIGYGITFCIFGIISAVASFLRTS; translated from the coding sequence ATGAAATTTACTAGACTCGTTTTTCCTGGTGTATCTATGATTGCGGTCACTTATGGACTTGCACGTTACAGTTACGGGCTTCTTTTACCAAGTATTGATGAGACTTTTCAAATGTCTGATTTGGTTTCAGGTATTATTTCATCTCTTTTTTATCTTGCCTATTGTTTTACGATTATTTTCTCTACTGTTATGACCTCAAAAAAAGGACCAAAACCATTGATTTTGCTAGCTGGTATATTTGCGGTGAGTGGTTTACTCATTATTAGCAGTTCATTATCAGAATGGATGCTAGCACTCGGAGTTCTTCTGGCTGGTGGAAGTACAGGGTTAGTATCACCTCCTTATGGTGCTGCCATTGCCTTTTGGATAAAACAACCTCTTCAAGGAAAAGCCAATACATGGATTAATTCAGGAACAAGTATTGGCATTGTAATGACTGGGGTAGCTGCTATTTTATTAACCCCACATTGGCGTTTGACTTACTTTATTTACGCTATATTGGCACTGGTCATTCTCATATGGAATAAGAAGATTCTCCCAGTACCTGACTCTACGCTTCGCATCCAACAAGGAATTCTTTCCGTACGTGGGTTGAAAGGGGCAACGTCTATTATTACAGGGTCCGTTCTTATGGGGATTTCAAGTGCTTGTTTTTGGACATTTTCTAGAACATATATTGAAGTTGCAGGTAATTATAGTAATCTAGAACTCTCCTTATTTTGGGTGGTTATTGGGGTCTTTGGAATCCTAAGTGGTTTAGGAGGTACGGTTATCGAAAAGATTGGCTTGCAGTCCGCTTATACACTTTTTGGATTACTAATGGGTATTGCCCCAATCTTGTTGTTTATAGAACCAGGGAACATTGTAGTAGCATATGTTGGAGCTGCCCTATTCGGTATTGCGAATTTATTTATGTGTGGGCTTCTCATCGTTTGGGGCATTCGTGTATTCTCATCAAATGCTTCACTTGGGATTGGAGTGCCTTTCTTGATGCTTTCCATAGGTCAAGTGATTGGTTCTGTTTTAGCAGGAACGTTTATAGGTGAGATAGGATATGGTATAACGTTCTGTATATTCGGCATTATTTCAGCAGTTGCCTCTTTTTTAAGAACATCTTAA
- a CDS encoding TetR/AcrR family transcriptional regulator — protein sequence MSEKRKQLLNVAEQLFYDYGFHGVGLKQIIKEANVATMTLYNHFSSKDRLVEESIKNRAERYWSYLNASLEKLTESPFISIVQQHGKFLRDVSPQGCMFLRAVEVYSGTDNNITQIARDHKMKVLHFFEELAISNEINDYKNFAYQFMLIIEGATSMTQVTNSTQATDHAITMTNMLLNQY from the coding sequence TTGAGTGAGAAACGAAAACAATTATTGAACGTTGCAGAACAACTTTTTTATGATTATGGATTCCATGGAGTAGGATTGAAACAGATTATCAAGGAAGCCAATGTTGCAACCATGACATTATATAATCATTTTTCTTCAAAGGATCGTTTAGTAGAAGAGTCTATAAAGAATCGAGCAGAACGATACTGGTCCTATCTTAATGCTTCGTTGGAAAAATTAACTGAATCTCCATTTATTTCAATCGTACAACAGCACGGAAAATTTCTAAGGGACGTATCCCCACAAGGTTGTATGTTCTTAAGAGCTGTGGAAGTATATTCTGGTACGGATAATAATATTACTCAGATTGCTCGAGATCATAAAATGAAAGTTCTCCATTTTTTCGAAGAATTGGCTATAAGCAATGAAATAAATGATTACAAAAACTTTGCTTATCAATTTATGTTAATCATAGAAGGCGCAACGTCTATGACCCAAGTAACAAATTCCACGCAAGCAACAGATCACGCCATTACAATGACAAATATGTTGTTAAACCAATACTAA